From Candidatus Methylacidithermus pantelleriae, the proteins below share one genomic window:
- the leuS gene encoding leucine--tRNA ligase — translation MPIEFERTAFPFREYEPKWQRYWLSQGTFRAANPGEPGSEKPKFYVLDMFPYPSGSGLHVGHLEGYTASDVVARYKRMRGYNVLHPMGWDAFGLPAEQHAIQTGEHPRKATERNIANFRRQIQSMGFSYDWSREISTCDPRYYRWTQWIFLQLVRQGLAYVAEAPVWYCPALGTVLANEEVIHTESGPISERGGHPVERRWLKQWMLRITAYAERLLKDLDLLDWPESIKEMQRNWIGRSEGAEIVFSVEESGEEIWVFTTRPDTLLGATFVVLAPEHELVRRLTPPDRKEEVERYCQKAMLKSELERAELAREKTGVFLGRYAVHPVTGARLPIWVADYVVASYGTGAIMSVPGHDSRDYEFARRYGLPILWVVRPKDGELPNECYPQEGVAVNSAFLDGLSTEEAKEVMIRWLGEHGKGRRAVRYKLRDWLFSRQRYWGEPFPIVWKNGKPYPVDENQLPVELPELEDFGPSPEGLAPLSKVKDWVQLPDGSCREVNTMPQWAGSCWYYLRFCDPWNDRRFVSEEAERYWMNGNGVDLYIGGAEHAVLHLLYARFWHKVLYDLGLVSTPEPFHKLVNQGIILGEDGQKMSKSVGNIVNPDDLVFQYGADTVRLFELFLGPLEQTKPWSTRGLEGPHRFLARVWRLVLEETREEEWVLSSRLQDREPSPSLLRLLNQTIRKVTDDIEKLQFHTAIAQLMVLVNELTKEPIRPRSAVETLILLLSPFAPHIAEELWEKLGHKESLAYHPWPEADPKYLQEEEKELVVQVNGKLRGVLRVPVGISQKEAEDRARHIPAVERQLAQRAVRRVVYVPDRLINFVLESSDES, via the coding sequence ATGCCCATCGAATTCGAACGAACGGCATTTCCCTTCCGCGAGTATGAGCCCAAGTGGCAGCGCTACTGGCTTTCGCAAGGTACCTTTCGCGCGGCCAATCCAGGAGAACCAGGTTCCGAAAAACCGAAATTTTACGTTTTGGATATGTTCCCCTATCCCTCCGGTTCTGGCCTGCATGTGGGTCACCTGGAGGGTTATACGGCCAGTGACGTGGTGGCGCGCTACAAACGGATGCGCGGCTATAACGTGCTCCACCCGATGGGCTGGGATGCCTTTGGCCTTCCGGCGGAACAACATGCGATTCAAACGGGCGAACATCCAAGAAAAGCCACAGAACGAAACATCGCCAATTTCCGCCGACAGATCCAATCGATGGGCTTTTCCTACGATTGGTCTCGAGAGATTAGCACTTGTGATCCTCGATACTACCGGTGGACGCAGTGGATTTTTCTCCAGCTTGTCCGGCAAGGACTAGCTTACGTAGCCGAGGCCCCGGTTTGGTACTGTCCGGCTTTGGGGACGGTATTGGCCAACGAGGAAGTGATCCATACCGAATCTGGACCCATTTCGGAAAGGGGAGGTCACCCTGTGGAGCGTCGCTGGCTTAAGCAATGGATGCTGCGGATTACTGCCTACGCTGAGCGACTCCTTAAGGATCTGGATCTTTTGGATTGGCCCGAGTCGATTAAGGAAATGCAACGGAACTGGATCGGGCGAAGTGAAGGTGCCGAAATTGTCTTTTCGGTCGAGGAAAGCGGGGAAGAAATCTGGGTGTTTACAACGAGGCCCGATACGCTTCTGGGAGCTACGTTTGTCGTTCTTGCTCCGGAACATGAACTTGTTCGGAGATTAACCCCTCCAGACCGGAAAGAGGAAGTGGAGAGGTATTGCCAGAAAGCGATGCTCAAAAGCGAGCTCGAACGCGCGGAACTTGCGCGGGAAAAGACCGGGGTGTTTTTGGGTCGATATGCTGTTCATCCGGTCACGGGAGCAAGGCTTCCTATCTGGGTCGCGGACTACGTAGTGGCCAGTTACGGAACGGGAGCCATCATGTCCGTGCCGGGTCATGATAGCCGTGACTATGAGTTTGCTCGTCGATATGGGCTCCCGATTCTCTGGGTGGTACGACCCAAGGACGGGGAACTTCCCAACGAGTGCTATCCCCAGGAAGGAGTTGCCGTAAATTCAGCCTTTTTGGACGGTCTTTCTACTGAGGAAGCCAAAGAGGTCATGATCCGGTGGCTGGGGGAGCATGGAAAGGGGCGCCGAGCCGTTCGATACAAGCTCCGAGACTGGCTTTTTTCCCGACAAAGATATTGGGGAGAACCCTTCCCGATTGTTTGGAAAAATGGCAAGCCCTATCCAGTGGACGAAAACCAGTTGCCGGTAGAACTTCCGGAGCTAGAGGATTTTGGTCCGAGTCCCGAGGGACTGGCACCTCTAAGCAAAGTAAAGGATTGGGTGCAACTTCCGGACGGATCCTGCCGAGAAGTGAATACTATGCCACAGTGGGCGGGTTCCTGCTGGTATTACCTCCGTTTCTGCGATCCTTGGAATGATCGTCGTTTTGTCTCGGAGGAAGCCGAGCGGTACTGGATGAATGGCAATGGGGTCGACTTATACATTGGGGGTGCAGAACATGCGGTCTTGCATCTATTGTATGCGCGGTTTTGGCACAAGGTCTTGTATGACCTGGGGTTAGTTTCCACGCCCGAACCGTTCCATAAGCTCGTCAATCAGGGGATTATCTTGGGAGAAGACGGGCAGAAAATGTCCAAATCAGTGGGGAACATCGTCAATCCGGACGATCTGGTCTTTCAATACGGAGCGGATACCGTTCGATTGTTTGAACTTTTTCTTGGTCCGTTGGAACAAACCAAGCCCTGGTCCACACGCGGGCTGGAAGGCCCCCACCGGTTTTTAGCGCGTGTGTGGCGGCTCGTCCTGGAAGAGACCAGAGAGGAAGAGTGGGTACTTTCTTCCCGGCTCCAAGATAGAGAACCTTCGCCGTCTCTTCTTCGATTGCTAAACCAGACGATTCGCAAAGTGACGGATGACATCGAAAAGCTCCAGTTTCATACGGCCATTGCCCAGCTGATGGTGCTGGTGAACGAGTTAACCAAGGAGCCTATTCGACCTCGCTCCGCGGTGGAGACGCTGATTCTTTTGCTTTCACCCTTTGCTCCGCATATTGCCGAGGAACTCTGGGAGAAGCTCGGCCATAAAGAAAGCCTTGCTTACCATCCGTGGCCGGAGGCCGATCCAAAGTATCTCCAGGAGGAGGAAAAAGAGCTCGTGGTGCAGGTTAACGGAAAACTGCGAGGTGTACTGCGAGTTCCGGTCGGAATTTCCCAAAAGGAAGCGGAAGACCGAGCCCGGCATATCCCTGCCGTAGAGCGCCAGCTTGCCCAAAGGGCCGTCAGACGTGTGGTCTACGTTCCAGACCGGCTGATTAATTTTGTGTTAGAGTCATCGGATGAGTCATAG
- a CDS encoding Lrp/AsnC family transcriptional regulator: MEKALLDERGETSPPISVTDPINAQILRVSEDQLSGFYRDPFVEIAARCCLDPELVRRRIAAMLRAGTIRRVRQTLYSNLLAPGALVAWNVPQERLDAAFDFLFQKDPFSGHVVIRSTDRDTPGSRFRLWTTLKVPQGFSLSKHCQWLQQKIGAVSFRLMPARAIFVLGVGHVRRQELEIGEMAPEPAQLQPIRQVWLNEEEWKVLAELKREFSPEEIRPDPWAQRATQAGMSLSRFFEIAEGLSQKGVLGRFSTFLEHVKPLKDGYRVTLFNALFHWALPPGWEEKAGCEIGRFRILTHAYWREAGKEFENVNLMAVAHGKDKRKLLAHKEAIDRHLHNLGIPVEYTNIFWGGRSEIKPSEILPSAYKNWCTSMGIDWRTMKEEV, encoded by the coding sequence ATGGAAAAAGCACTTCTCGATGAACGTGGCGAAACGTCCCCGCCCATTTCGGTTACCGACCCCATCAATGCCCAGATTCTTCGAGTATCGGAAGACCAGTTGTCTGGGTTTTACCGCGATCCCTTCGTAGAAATCGCCGCGCGTTGTTGTCTGGACCCGGAGCTTGTGCGTCGCCGTATTGCTGCCATGTTGCGCGCCGGAACGATCCGCCGGGTTCGCCAAACCCTCTATTCCAACCTGCTCGCCCCCGGAGCGCTCGTCGCCTGGAATGTTCCCCAGGAGCGATTGGATGCGGCCTTCGATTTCCTTTTTCAGAAAGATCCTTTCAGCGGACATGTAGTAATTCGTTCGACGGATCGTGACACGCCAGGCTCCCGTTTTCGCCTGTGGACCACGCTGAAAGTTCCCCAAGGGTTTTCGCTTTCCAAACATTGCCAATGGCTGCAACAAAAGATCGGAGCAGTCTCGTTTCGTCTCATGCCGGCCCGCGCCATCTTTGTCCTCGGAGTAGGTCATGTACGGCGCCAGGAACTGGAAATTGGGGAAATGGCACCTGAGCCTGCGCAGCTGCAACCCATCCGGCAGGTATGGCTTAACGAGGAAGAATGGAAGGTCCTGGCTGAACTCAAGCGGGAATTTTCTCCTGAAGAAATCCGCCCGGATCCCTGGGCCCAGCGGGCGACACAAGCGGGTATGAGTCTATCGCGGTTTTTTGAGATAGCGGAAGGTTTATCGCAAAAAGGAGTGCTGGGGCGCTTTTCTACTTTTCTTGAGCATGTGAAGCCTCTCAAAGATGGGTACCGGGTAACCCTTTTTAATGCTCTTTTTCACTGGGCTTTACCACCGGGCTGGGAGGAAAAGGCTGGCTGCGAAATCGGCCGATTTCGCATTCTTACGCACGCATATTGGCGAGAGGCAGGAAAGGAGTTTGAGAACGTAAATCTCATGGCCGTGGCACATGGGAAGGATAAGCGAAAATTACTGGCTCATAAGGAGGCGATCGATCGCCATCTTCACAACCTGGGCATCCCCGTTGAGTACACCAATATCTTTTGGGGTGGCCGAAGTGAAATCAAACCCTCAGAAATCTTACCCAGCGCCTACAAGAATTGGTGCACCTCTATGGGCATTGATTGGCGCACGATGAAAGAAGAAGTCTAA